DNA from Desulfarculus baarsii DSM 2075:
TATCGTGGGTAAATGTCTGGAGCAACGCCCCGCCGGCCGCCGCCTTTCCGGCGGTGGCCCTTGCGCCGACTTTCCAGCGGCGTGGCGGCTTGGCGTTGTTCACAGGCGCTCCATTTTTTAGCTCCGCCTAACCAGCGGCTTAAAAAAAATTAGGCCGCGAACTCCAGGAGCATCTCCTCCAAGGAGCCCACGCCGGTGCGGCCCAGGGCGATGAAGGGCTTGCCGGCTTTTTTGCATTCGGCCTTGACCGTGGCCAGGGCCCCGTGGCTGTTGACCGAGGTGATGAAGACCACCACGTCGGACTTGATGACGATCTGGCGCAGGCGACGGCTGCCGCCCCGCACGTGACCGGGGTGGAAGCTGCACTGGCCGCCCAGCTTGTCGATGGCTTGGCAATAACTGCCCTCCATGCGCTCCAACCCGCCGATGACCGCCACCTTCAGCCCCTGCAACGGGCAGCAGGCGCATTGGGCGCTGACCGCGCAAGCGCCGCGACCACCGGACCGCCGCCGGCCGCCCCGACCAAGGCTGGTGCGCTGGCCAGCGTCCAGGCCCATCTGCCGGGCGTGATCGTCGGAGACCAACCACGGCCGCAGGCAGGCCATGCCCTGGCCCAGCATTTCGGCGGCCAGAGGGCCGGCCATGCCGCGCACGGCTTCGTTTTGGTGTCGCAGACAAGCCCACAAAGCGCCCACGCGGTAGCCGCCACCGATCAGCCGCGCCTGGGCCGCTTCGGGGTTCAGGCGGCGCAACTTGTTTATTTCGCGCCTAAAACGACGATCGAGATGCGCGGCCACCGCCCCGGCCACCGCCGGAACCTCGCGGCAGGCCAGGTGCAGGCGGGGCAGCAGGTCGTGGACCGTCATGCCCTGCGCGGCGCTGCCGGGCTCGGTCGCGGCCAGCATTTCGGCCATGGCCTTGGGGCCCAGCGCCCCATTTAGAAGCACGGTCAAAGTGAGCTGATCACAATGCCAATCCGGGTGCGTTTCCGGCTGTTTTGCCGCATTTGTATTGATAAGACTGGGCATAACTAGTTTGACCTTTCTTAACAATGTGGCAAAATCCATTCACGGCGCCCTGAAAGACGCCACTATTGGCGCTCACGACGATTTTTTTGTTTGATACATCTAAATTAGTTGGGTGTCAACATAAAACGTGCTATCTTTTTCGCATACACGAGACTTTTTAAAGAAAAGGGGCGGCAAACTCATGAGCACCACCAAACATTCGGGCGATCACCAAGAGCTGACCCCCCAACTGGAAGACTACCTGGAGACCATCGCCCTCCTGCAGGAGCAAAGCCCCGTGGCCCGGGCCAAGGACATCGCCGACCGTTTGGGCGTGACCCCGGCCACGGTCACCTCGGCCCTGCGCAGCTTGGCCGAAAAGGGCCTGATCAACTATCAGCCCTACAGCCACATCACCCTCACCGACCAGGGCCGCCAGCGAGCCCAGGATGTTTTGCGCCGCCACGAGGTGCTGTCCGAGTTTTTCGGCGTGGTGCTGCGCGCTCCGTCCCGGCAGGCCGAGGACAACGCCTGCCGCGCCGAGCACGTGCTCGACCCCGACATCATCGAACGGATGGTGCGGTTTTTGAGTTTTCTCAAGAACTGCCCGCGCACGGGCCAGGTCTGGCGTGAGGCTTTCGAGCGTTTTTGCCACGAAAAGCCCGATCACGCCGATTGCAAGGAGTGCGTCGGCCGCTGTCTGGCCGAGCTCTACGCCCCGCCCGCCGAGTGAGCCTCTCCGGCGGCCAAGCGTCGCCTGAACAGCTCCAACGAGTCCCGGGCCGTCACCCGGCCGGCCTGGATGTGCACCACCGCGTCGGCCAGGGCCACGATCTCCTCGGGTTGATGGCTGACGTAGATCACCGGGATGGCCATGCGCCCGCGCAACCGGCCGAGGTAATGCAAAACCTCGTCCTTGCGCTGGGCGTCCAGCGAGGCCAGGGGCTCGTCCAACAAAAGCAGCCGAGGGCTGGCCAGCAAGGCCCGGCCGATGGCCACGCGTTGCTTTTCGCCGCCCGAAAGCCGCCCCGGGCGTCGCCGCAGCAACGGCTCCAGGCCAAGCATCTCCACCACCTGCTCGAAATCGGCCCAGGCCTGGCCCGGTGGGGTCAGACGCTGGCCATAACGCAGATTGGCCCGCACCGATAGATGCGGGAACAATCGCCCCTCCTGAAATACATAGCCTACCCGCCGCTTTTCTGGCGGCAGGTTCACGCCCGTGGCCGAGTCGTAAAGCGCCCGGCCGTCCAACTCCACGCGCCCGGCGTCGGGCCGCGTGAGCCCGGCCAGCATGCCCACCACCGACGTCTTGCCCGCCCCCGATGGCCCGAACAAGGCCGTTACGCCAGGCGCGTCACGGCAAAACTCCACCTCCAGGTCCAGCTCTCCCAACCGCTTGCGCAGCTTGGCCAAAAACATCGCCCTAACCCCCCAGCCTGGCCGCCAGCCGGCGCGAAAGCAACTCCGAGGCCAACAGCGCCCCCAGGGCCAGAACCATGGCCACCACGCACAGCCGCGCGGCCACTTCCTCGCCGCCAGGAGCCTGCAAGGCGCTGTAAAGCGCCAGGGGCAGGGTGCGCGTCTGGCCGGGAATGTTGGAGACAAAGGTGATCGTGGCCCCGAACTCGCCTAGGCCACGGGCAAAGGCCAGCACCAGCCCGGCCAACACGCCGGGCAAGGCCAGGGGAAGGATGATCGTCAAAAACACCCGCCAGCGCCCCGCGCCCAACGTGCGCGCCGCCTGCTCCAAACCCACGTCCACCGCCTCCACTGACTGCCTGATGGCCCGCACCATCAACGGAAAGGCCACCACCGCCGAGGCCACGGCCGCCCCTTTCCAATCGAACATGAAATTCAACCCGAAGACGTCATGAAGCCATGACCCCACAACGCCACGCCGTCCCAGGATCACCAACAGCAAATAACCCGTCACCACCGGCGGCACCACCAGCGGCAAATGCACCAGCCCGTCCAAAAGCGTCTTGCCCGGAAAACGCAGCCGAGCCAATATCCAGGCCACGGCGATGGCCGGCCCCAGGCTGCCCGCCACCGCCCAGAGCGCTACCCACAAGCTCAAGCGGATGGCCTGCCACTCCGCCGGGCCCAGCGCAAAGATGTCCAAACCAGCAACCTCCGGCCACCGAAAATCAGCGAGGCCGCGCCAAATACAGGCGCGGCCCCGGCGCTTCGGCCCGCTCCGCGCGCTACTTCACCACGAAACCATATTTCTTGAAAACCTCCGCCGCCGCCTCGGAACGCAAAAATTCGGCAAACCCCTTGGCCGCCACCGTGTCGCGGCCGGCGATCAAGGCCACGGGATAAACCACTGGCTTGTGGCTGTCGGCCGGGAAGGCGGCCACCACTCGCACCTTGTCGCTGATGGCCGCGTCGGTGGCGTAGACCACGCCCAACGGGGCCTCGTCGCGCTCGACCAAAGCCAGGGCCGCCCGCACATTGGCCGCCAAGGCCAAATTGTCGGGGCCAAGCTGTGGCCATACGCCAAGGTTGGTCAAGGCTTCCCTGGCGTAGATGCCCACCGGCACGTGGTCCGGGTCGCCCATGGCCAGGCGGCCGCCGGCCAGCCACTCCGTCAGCGGAAAACCTGGCTTGACTTCGCCCTGAATCGTGCTCGCGACGGGCGCGATCAACACAAGCTGATTGCCCAGCAAGTCAATGCGCGAACCCTCGGCCAACAACTTTTTTTGGGCCAGATAGTTCATCCACGCGGGATTGGCCGACAAAAACACATGCACCGGCGCGCCGTTGGCGATCTGCTTGGCCAAAGTCGAACTGGAAGCGAACGAACATACCACCTTGGCCTTGCCCGCCGCCTCATAGGCGTTGGCGATGTCGGTCATGGCGTTGGTGGTGGAGGCCGCGGCAAACACCGTCACCGTTTCCAACTGTTGAGCCGCGCCCGGGCCCGCCGCCAACAATAGCGTCAAACCCGCGATCAACGCGGCCACCTTTGCGCGCAACATCGAACACCTCCAGGCGAAGCGCCGTGTTTGGATGAATCTTGAGCCGGCGGGCGGCCCAGCATGGCCCCCCGCCACAATCACTTTTTTAAGCATAGTTCACAATCGCCGAATCGTCGACGAGGGTATGAAAATGATATGGTTATATCATTAAAGATATAGCGAGGCAAGCTTTGACGACCCCACGCGCGATGCGGTCAACGTGGTCCGAAACGGGCAGGGGGTTCGTTTTAGCCATGGGTGGTGGGTGTTGTTGGGTTGGGTTGGGTTGGTTGAGTCGGTGTGGCCGGCTGAAATGGTGGAAGATCAATTTGAGATAAAACCAAGAAGGCGGCGAAGGTCAAGGTCAAGGTTAAGGTTAAGAAGTTAGAATGAGAGTTGAGAAGAAGAATAAGAATGAAGAATAAGAATGAAGAGTAAGAATCAAGAATAAGAAAAAGAATAAGAAAAAGCCATTGCGGGGCGGGGAGGGGGCTCTTTTGCGGCGACAAAACCTGTACAGATATAGTATTTACCTGACACTGCCGCCCCTGGCGGGGTGATTTTTAGGCGGCCTTTTGGGACGCCTTTTCCTTGGGCTTCTTACGCCCGGGCAGGCCCTCCAGGAAAGCCTGACTCGGCGTCCTGCCGTTCATGTTCCGGCCCTGGTGCGCCCGCTCATGGTTGTAATGGCGCAGATACTCATCCAAGTCGGCCTGCATCTCATCCAAGGTTTCATACCATTTCTGACGGCCCTTGATCCGGAAATGCTCGTCCAAGAGCGTCCGGTGAAGCCGTTCCACGAAGCCATTGCTCTGAGGCCGACGCACCCTGGTGGTGCGGTGTTCGATCCCCTCAAGCTGCAGAAACAGCTCATACGGATGCTGGTCTGGCCGGCCGCAAAACTCTCGCCCATTGTCCGAAAGCACCGTCTCAATCACCGCGTCGTGGGCCTCAAAGCACGGCAGCACTTCCTCGTTGAGCACATGCACCGCCGTGACCGGAAGCTTGCTGGTGTACAGGCGACCCCAGGCGTGGCGGCTGTGGCAGTCGATGACCGATTGTAGATACACCTTGCCCACGCCCTTGAGCGCGCCAACGAAAAACGTGTCCACCGCCACCAGGGCCCCGGTGTGCCGGGCCTCGATGTGGCGGTCGCGAAACTCCGGGCTGAAGCGCTCCAAAGCCCGAATCTGCTCGTCGCTGAGTTGAATGTCCTGGGCGCGAACCGATTGCTCGAGACGCAAAAGACGCTCGTGCCGCGTGAGCATCTCGTGGCGACTCCACACGCCTCGCACGCCGCCGGAACTCACTTGCACGCCGCGAAGGGCCAATTGCTGCGACACGCGAAGCGCTCCGTGGGTCGGATACTCCAGGCTGTAAGCCATGATCGCCGCCTCAACCTCCGCTTCCACACGATTGGGATGCGGCCCCTTGGGGCCGGGCAAACGGTCCACAAGGCCCTGTGCGCCGTAGGTCTGGAAATTGCGCCGAATCTCGTAAAACTGCTGCCGCGAGTAGCCCATCAGTTTGCAGGCCCGGCTGACGTTGCTCAATTCCCCAGCAAGCTCTAGCAGACTCAGCTTCCTTCGTGCTACCTTCTTCTCCGTGGTCATGTTGCCCTCCTGTGTTGAGGTTTGTTCGAGTTTCGCAACTACAAACCTACCCCAACCAAGGGCGGCATGACCACTTCCTCTACGTGGTCGACTGTCAGGTCATTACTAGATCAGCACACAAAACCGCCCCCTCGCCCGCCCCGCGCCCCACCCCTCCCCCGCAAAATAGCCTTCCGACCGCTGGAGCGCGTTTGTGGCTCCGAGGTGTCCGTGGCCACGCCGCCCGTTCGCGGCGCTGGTGCATGGGCTCTTAGAAGTCGGGCGCGGCTGCTTTGATAGCGGCGCTACAAAGAATCGCGGAATCGCGTTGGCTGGATTTAGCGGCCTATCACCGGGAGCTACGGAGGGTAGGTGATAACCTCCCCTACTCGACCCGCTCTGCCTGGCCGGGCGCCGGCCCACCGGGAGCTACGGACGGTAGGTGTTAGCCCGGCCTACTCGACCCGCTCTGGAAGGCCGGGCACCGGCCCACCGGGAGCCACTGACGGTAGGTGTTAGCCTGGCCTACTCGACCCGCTCTGGGAGGCCGGGCGCCGGCCCACCGGGAGCTACGGACGGTAGGTGTTAGCCTGGCCTACTCGACCCGCCTTGCCTGGCCGGGCGCCGGCCCACCGGGAGCCATGGAGGGTAGGTGATAACCTCCCCTACTCGACCCGCTCTGCCTGGCCGGGCGCCGGCCCCGCTCTGCCTGGCCGGGCGCCGGCCCGGCCTTGCGAGTTTTTTAATAAGGCAGCAGGTCTTTTTCTTTTGGGACGAACCAGAAGCATGGCGGTTCGGTGGGTGCGGGGAATTCGAGGTAGCCCAGTTGGGCGTAGGTGTTGACCCAGTCGACTTCGTAGGCGACGTCGGCGTTGGAGCAGCGGACGACGTCGTTGGAGAGTTCTTCGCAGAAGAGGCAGGCGGGGCAGCGGCATTCGGTCATGGTGTGGTCCTTGGTCAATCGCGCATGGTGTCGGCGAAGCTGCGCAGTTTTTGGCGGGCGTCCTGCAGGGTGGCCATGAGGGTGAGGCTATGGTTGGCGAACATGGAGTCGCGGGAGCCGTTAAGGACGAAGCACGGTTCGAACTGGGCCAGGCGCAGGTCTTCGATGACGCTATCGATCATATCGGTGGAGCGTTTGGCTTTGATGACTTCGCGGAATTCGTAGCGCGAGGCCATGAGGATTTGGCGCATGGCGTAGGCGACGCCGCGGGCGTGATAGAAATTGTCGTCGATTTGTGACCAGGGCACTTTGACGTAGGTTTGTTTGGTGTCTTCGGTGTTGGGGTCGCCGGCGGCTTCCTGGCTGGCGACGAGGATGCGGTCGCGTGGCGCGTTGGCCAGGCGGGTGCTTTCGCCGCCGAGGAGGCTGGCGAACTGGTACATGAGCACGACGAGGTTGTCGGTGCGGGGATAAAAGGTGCTTGAGCCGTTTTGGAGGCCTTGTTCGTATTCGCGCAGGGCCTTGACGCCGCTGGAGAATTTGGCTTCGGCGGCGGGGAAGAGCCAGAGGTTGGGGTTGTTGCTGAAAGCGGTGAAGGCCTGGTCGGCGTTGGGGTCGATTTTGTCGGTGGTGCGCTGGCGCGAGAGGTCGTCGCGCAGGACGCGGGTGGCGTAGCGCATTGTTTCGAGGACGCCGAGCTGGTAGTTCTGGGGGTTGTCGAGCAGGATGGTGGGGTAGAGTTTGTCGTTGGGCAGCCAGGCTTCCAGCAATTGATCACCCATGGTGACCAACGTGTTGGTGAAGACCACGCCGGGGGCTGGCGGTTTTTTGGCGGCGTCGGCGGGCACGGGGTCGAAGGGGTCTTTGAAGGCGCGGGCGTAATCGTACCAGCAGATGAAGGGCGCGGCCAGGCAGTAGAGCAACACCAGCAGGGCCAGGCCTCTGGCGGCGCGGCCGGCCAGGGATGTTTCGGCGGCCAGGGGGTTGAACCAGCCGAGCAGTCGGCCGCCTTTGGATTTTTCTTCTTGCGCGGCGTGCATTTCATACCATCCGTCGTGGGTTTTGGCGGATCGGGCCACGATGACCCTTTTGATACTACATGCTCCTGGAAGCGCCCGATTTGTCAAGGGCCAAGCGGGCGATCTTTTGGGCGATGGCGGTGGTGGAGAGCCCTTGCACCAGGGGGATCGACAGGACAACCCCGCCTTGGGCCAAGACAAATTCCGCGCCGACGATCTTGTCCACCGGCCAGTCGCCGCCCTTGACCAAAATATCCGGGGCGATAATTTCGATCAGCGCGGCCGGGGTGGGATCGTCAAAGACGACCACGGCGTCGACGGCTTGCAGGGCGGCCACGACCTCGGCGCGTTGCGCCTGGGGCACCAGGGGGCGCTCGTCGCCCTTGCCCAGGGTGCGCACGCTCTCGTCTGAATTGAGGCCCAGCACCAGCATCTGGCCCAGGGCGCGGGCCTGATTCAGGTAACGCACGTGTCCGGCGTGCAGCAGGTCGAAGCAGCCGTTGGTGAAGACGACCTTGCCGCCGGTGGCGCGCACGGCTTGGGCGGCTTGGGCGACCTGTTGGGCGCTTTGGATTTTGCGTCTGGTGTCCGGCTCAGGGGTTGTCATGGATCTCTCCCATGGCGCGCGAGACGGTCAGGGCGCGCACCTGGACCGCGCCGGCGGCCAGCAGGGCCATGGTGCATTCGTGGAGCGTGGCCCCGGTGGTTTGCACGTCGTCGATGAGCAGCACGCGGCGGCCGTCGACCTGGGCGGCCAGGCGCGGGTTGACGGCAAAGGCCCCGCTGACGTTGGCCAGGCGTTCTTGGCCGTTTAGCCGAGCCTGGGGCCTGGTGTGGCGCAGGCGCAGCAACAGTCGGGCGCGCAGGCGGCCCTGGCCCTGGTCCAATCGCCGGGCCAGCCAGGCCGCCTGGTTGAAGCCCCGGCCCAGCAGGCGCAAACGGTGCAGCGGCACCGGGCAGATGATCTCGGCCCAGCCAAGCATTTCGGCCGGCGCGCGTTCGCACAGCAGCAGGGCCAAGGCGCGGCCGGCGGCCCAGTCGCGGCGATATTTGAAGGCGCGCACGCACTGGGCGGCCGGGCCGGCGTGTTTGGCCACGGCGAAGCTAAGGCTGTCGATGGGCTCCAGCGAGGGCTCCACCGTGGGCTCGACCTGGGCCAGGCAGGCCGCGCAGAGCCCGCCGCCGTGGGCCGGCCGGCCGCAGGCCGGGCAGCGGGCCGGAAAGGCCAGCTCCAGCAGGCCCCGACCCAAGGCGGCCAGCGAAGGCGGCACGATTCTAGAGCCTCTCGACCACCGCCTGGGCGAAGCCCGAGCAGGAAAGCTCGGTGGCCCCGCTGATCTGGCGGGCCAGATCGTAGGTGACCATGCCATCTTGCACGGCCCGGCCCAGGGCGGCGGGGATCAGGTCGGCGGCCTCGACCCAGCCCATGTGTTCGAGCATCATCGCCCCGGAAAGCACCAGCGAGCCGGGGTTGACTTTGTCTTGCCCGGCGTATTTTGGCGCGGTGCCGTGGGTGGCCTCGAACATGGCGCATTCGTCGCCGACGTTGGCCCCGGGGGCCATGCCCAGCCCGCCGACCTGGGCGGCCAGGGCGTCGCTGAGATAATCGCCGTTGAGGTTGGGCATGGCCAGGACGTCGTATTCGTCGGGCCGCAGGAGCACCTGCTGGAACATGGCGTCGGCGATGCGATCCTTGATCACCAGCTTGCCAGGCTCTTCCTGGCCCTCGCGCACGACGCGGCCGGCGTATTTTTCGGCGGCCAGCTCATAGCCCCAATCGCGGAAAGCGCCCTCGGTGAACTTCATGATGTTGCCCTTGTGCACCAAGGTGACGCTTTGGCGGCCGCGGGCCAGGGCGTAATCGATGGCCATGGCCACCAGGCGTTTGGTGCAGCGGGCGCTCATGGGCTTGATTCCCACGCCGGCCTGGGGGTCGACGACCGCGCCCAGCTCCGAGGCCAGGAAGTCGATCAGCCGCTTGGCCTCGGGGCTGCCCGCGCGCCATTCCAGGCCGGCGTAGACGTCCTCGGTGTTTTCGCGGTAGATGACCATGTCCACGGCCTCGGGCCGTTTCACGGGGCTGGGCGCGCCGGGGATGTGGCGCACGGGCCGGATGCAGGCGTAGAGGTCGAGCACCTGGCGCAGGGTGACGTTCAACGAGCGAAAGCCGCCGCCCACCGGCGTGGTCAGGGGGCCCTTGATGGAGACCTTCAGCGCGGCAATGTCTTCGATGGTTTTTTGGGGCAGGTATTGGCCGGTTTGCTCCAGGGCCTTTTCGCCGGCCAGCAGCTCGACCCAGGCGATGCGCCTTTGGTCGCCGTAGGCCTTGGCCACGGCCGCCTCCAGGATCAGCTTGGTGGCCCGCCAGATGTCGGGGCCGGTGCCGTCGCCTTCGATGTAGCCCACCGCCGGGATGGCTGGGACTTGCGGTTTGCCGTCTGGACCGATGGTGATGGGCTCCGCGCCCTGGGGCAGATTGCCGAGGGTGTGGCTCACGGCTCTATTTCTCCTTTTGCTTTTCGGCCTCGTATTGGGCCAGGAACTCCGCGTGGCTGGCCTGGGGGTTGATGCCGGGGCAGACCAGCTTGGCCTCCTCGAAGGCCGAGGCGTTTTTGAGCATGGCCCCCAGCCAGGGCCAGGCCCGGCAGATGCGCGGCTTGGCCTGGTGGATGCGGCAGCCGTCGGGCCCCAGCAGGATGCACACGCCGTTTTCGTCGCAGATTATCTCGTATTTTTCGCCGCGCCGGCGGCAATAGAGTTCGACGAAAGCCTCGGGCGCAAGATCCAGCAGGGCCGCGGCGGCCGGCAACTCCTCGCGCAACAGCCAGGCCGCGCCCTCGCCGGTGCAGCACTGGCTGCAACGCAGACACTCGAAGGCGAGGGGGCGGCTGTTTTTTTGCTCGTGGTTCGTCATGGCAGTCAGCAGATTACACCGCCCGGCCCGGCCTGGCAAGGGCGCTCAGCCCTTGGCGCCCAGCAGGGGAAAGACCTTTTCGCGCACGAATTTGATCGAGGACTTGGCCTCCTCGGCGGCCCGTGGCCAATAGCGGCCGCGCAGCGCGCCGGGCGGGTCCAGCAGCATGCGCCGATCGCGCCCCAGCTTGTGGGCCTGGACGAAATTCTTGGGCATCTCCTCGGGCAGCTTGTCTTCCTGGCCGCTGATGATGGCCCAGGCCAGGGCCCAGCCTCGGGCCACGTTGGCCAGGTCGTAGCCGCCGCCGCCCAGGGCCAACCAGCGGCCTTGAGCCATCTGGCGCAGATCCAGCAGGCAGCGGCCCAGGCCCTGGGTGGTCAGGTTGAGATTGGCCAGGGGATCGCCCATGAGGCTGTCCACGCCGGTCTGGCTGACTACGCAGTCGGGCCGGAAGGCCTCCACCAGCGGCGGCACCAGCTCCTCGAAGGCGCGCACGTAGAGGTCGTCGTCGGTGTGGGGCCACAGGGGGATGTTGACGTTGAAGCCCACGCCCTGGCCGCGGCCGATCTCCTCCAAGACGCCCGAACCGGGGAAAAGGGTCTCGGGATTTTGGTGCAGGCTGATGCACAAGACTTTGTCGGAGCCGTAGAAGGCCCACTGCACGCCGTCGCCGTGGTGGGCGTCCAGATCGATGTAGACCACGCGGCGGCCCTGGGCCAGCAGGCGCATGATGGCCAGGTTGATGTCGTTGACGTAACAGAAGCCCGAGGCCCTGGCGGCCATGGCGTGATGCATGCCGCCGGCCATGGAAAAGACCGCCGGCCGGCCGGCCAGCAACAGCTCGGCGGCGGCCAGGCTGGCCCCGGCCGAAAGGGCGGCCCACTCGTAGACGCCGGGAAAGACGGGGTTGTCCTTGCCGCCCAGGCCGAACATGGCGAACGGCGGCGGCACGGGGCTTTCGCTCAGCTCGCGCAGGGTGTCGAGGTAGCGGCGGTCGTGGAACGTGGCCATCTGATCGTCGCTGGCGGGGAAAGCGGGCAGGGCCGGGGCGTCCAGGCCGCAGTCGGTGATGAGCTGATGGGCCAGGGCCAGGCGCTGGACGCGCAAAGGGTGGCCGGGGCCGAAGTCGAACCGCGCGAACTCGTCGGAATAAACGTAAGCCGCTCCCAGATTTGGCCCGATCATGCGTAGTCGTCCCCGTTGGTCGTGAGCGGCCGGCCCAGGCGAGAAAAGTCCTCGCGCCGGGGCCGGCCGCGCGATAAAAGCTGAAAATATACCATCGGGTAGGTTTTGTCCACCCCAAGGCGGCCAATAGCGGTTTGACAGGCCTTGGGGCCGCTGGTACATTCTGACCAGACTAGCAAAGCCAGCCCGGATTCACGTCTTTTGATCGGTGGGGAGGAACCATGGCGCGGGGCTCCCAAATCGAGGCCGATTTGAAAGCCGCCCTCAAGCGGCGCGACGATCTGACCGTATCCTGTCTGCGGATGGCGCGGGCCGCCCTGGCCGGCAAGGCCAAGGATCTGCGTCGACCGCTGGAAGAACAAGAAGAAATTCAGGTGCTCAAGGGCTTGGCCAAGCAGCGCAAGGAAGCGGCCGAGCAGTTCCAGGCCGGCGGGCGGCCCGAGTTGGCCCAGCGCGAACTGAGCGAACTGGCCATCATCGAGGGCTATCTGCCGGCCCAGATGGGCCAGGCCGAGCTGGAGTCCGTGCTGGACCAGGTGTTTGCCGAGCTGCGGCCGCAGGGGCCCAAGGACATGGGCAATGTCATGAAGGCGGTCATGGCCAGGCTGGCCGGGGCCGCCGACGGCAAGCTGGTCAACCAGCTTGTCCGCCAGCGCATGCAGGCTTCCTGATCATTATAAGAAGAGGCTGGTCATCATCGACGCCACGGCTGATTCCCATCTAGACAATGGGCCGGGTTGGACCGGCCAAGCGGACTTGCGCGCCGACGAGGCCGCGCGGGGCTTGTGCTGCGACGAGCAAACCATGGCCGCCCTGGAGCTGCCCGAGTTGCTGGCTATCGTCGCCGGCCTGACCCAGAGCCCCTTGGGCGCGACGCGCGCGCGGCGTTTGCGGCCGTGCAATGATTTGCCCACGGTGGCGCGGCGTCTGCGCCGCCTAAGCCAACTGTGTGATCTGCTTGATCAATCAGGCCCGCCAAGCCTCGATGGCCTGGCCGACGTGGGGCCGCTCTTGGCCCGGCTGGGGGCCGAGGGCGCTTTCCTCACCTGCCCCGAATTGGAGCGTGTGGCCCAGTTTCTTAGCTCGGTCTCCAGCGCCGCCGCCTTTCTCGACCCCAGCGAGAGCCTTTTCGACGAGCTATTTCGCCTGCGCAACTCCTTCATGCCCATGCCCGACCTGGCCAAGCGCATCCGCTCGGTGATCGGGCCGGGCGGTTCGGTGGCCTCCAGCGCCTCGCCGGAGCTGGCCCGCGTCCGCCGCGAGATGGGCCGGGCCCGCGACAGCCTGCGCGGCCAGCTCAACGCCCTGTTCAGCCAGAGCGGCCTCGGCGGCGTGTTTTCCGACCAGATCGTCACCCAGCGGGCCGACCGCTTCGTGGTGCCGGTCAAGGTCGAGATGAAATCGCGCCTGAGCGGCATCATCCACGACGCCTCGGGCACGGGGGCCACCTGTTTCGTCGAGCCGCTGGAGGCGGTGGAGGGCAACAATCGCCTGGCCCTGCTGCGCCGCCAGGAGCACGAGGAAGAGCTGCGCGTGCTGCGCGAGACGGCCCTGGAGATATCCTTCAACCTGGGCGCCCTGCACGAGGCCCAGGACGCCTTGGCCAAGCTGGACTGCCTGCTGGCCCAGGCCGTGTTCTGCCGGCGGTTGGACTGCGCCGAACCCCGCCTGCACGCCGGCGACGAACTGGAGCTGCTCAAGGCCCGGCATCCGCTGCTGGCCTGGCGGCAGGCCCAGGGCCGAGGGCGGGTCGCGCCGGTGGGCCTGAGCCTGGGCGGCGCTTGCCGCACGCTGATCATCAGCGGGGCCAACGCCGGCGGCAAGACCGTGG
Protein-coding regions in this window:
- a CDS encoding DUF2325 domain-containing protein → MLLNGALGPKAMAEMLAATEPGSAAQGMTVHDLLPRLHLACREVPAVAGAVAAHLDRRFRREINKLRRLNPEAAQARLIGGGYRVGALWACLRHQNEAVRGMAGPLAAEMLGQGMACLRPWLVSDDHARQMGLDAGQRTSLGRGGRRRSGGRGACAVSAQCACCPLQGLKVAVIGGLERMEGSYCQAIDKLGGQCSFHPGHVRGGSRRLRQIVIKSDVVVFITSVNSHGALATVKAECKKAGKPFIALGRTGVGSLEEMLLEFAA
- a CDS encoding metal-dependent transcriptional regulator, translating into MSTTKHSGDHQELTPQLEDYLETIALLQEQSPVARAKDIADRLGVTPATVTSALRSLAEKGLINYQPYSHITLTDQGRQRAQDVLRRHEVLSEFFGVVLRAPSRQAEDNACRAEHVLDPDIIERMVRFLSFLKNCPRTGQVWREAFERFCHEKPDHADCKECVGRCLAELYAPPAE
- the modB gene encoding molybdate ABC transporter permease subunit gives rise to the protein MDIFALGPAEWQAIRLSLWVALWAVAGSLGPAIAVAWILARLRFPGKTLLDGLVHLPLVVPPVVTGYLLLVILGRRGVVGSWLHDVFGLNFMFDWKGAAVASAVVAFPLMVRAIRQSVEAVDVGLEQAARTLGAGRWRVFLTIILPLALPGVLAGLVLAFARGLGEFGATITFVSNIPGQTRTLPLALYSALQAPGGEEVAARLCVVAMVLALGALLASELLSRRLAARLGG
- the modA gene encoding molybdate ABC transporter substrate-binding protein, which encodes MLRAKVAALIAGLTLLLAAGPGAAQQLETVTVFAAASTTNAMTDIANAYEAAGKAKVVCSFASSSTLAKQIANGAPVHVFLSANPAWMNYLAQKKLLAEGSRIDLLGNQLVLIAPVASTIQGEVKPGFPLTEWLAGGRLAMGDPDHVPVGIYAREALTNLGVWPQLGPDNLALAANVRAALALVERDEAPLGVVYATDAAISDKVRVVAAFPADSHKPVVYPVALIAGRDTVAAKGFAEFLRSEAAAEVFKKYGFVVK
- a CDS encoding IS481 family transposase, producing the protein MTTEKKVARRKLSLLELAGELSNVSRACKLMGYSRQQFYEIRRNFQTYGAQGLVDRLPGPKGPHPNRVEAEVEAAIMAYSLEYPTHGALRVSQQLALRGVQVSSGGVRGVWSRHEMLTRHERLLRLEQSVRAQDIQLSDEQIRALERFSPEFRDRHIEARHTGALVAVDTFFVGALKGVGKVYLQSVIDCHSRHAWGRLYTSKLPVTAVHVLNEEVLPCFEAHDAVIETVLSDNGREFCGRPDQHPYELFLQLEGIEHRTTRVRRPQSNGFVERLHRTLLDEHFRIKGRQKWYETLDEMQADLDEYLRHYNHERAHQGRNMNGRTPSQAFLEGLPGRKKPKEKASQKAA
- a CDS encoding DUF2333 family protein, which gives rise to MHAAQEEKSKGGRLLGWFNPLAAETSLAGRAARGLALLVLLYCLAAPFICWYDYARAFKDPFDPVPADAAKKPPAPGVVFTNTLVTMGDQLLEAWLPNDKLYPTILLDNPQNYQLGVLETMRYATRVLRDDLSRQRTTDKIDPNADQAFTAFSNNPNLWLFPAAEAKFSSGVKALREYEQGLQNGSSTFYPRTDNLVVLMYQFASLLGGESTRLANAPRDRILVASQEAAGDPNTEDTKQTYVKVPWSQIDDNFYHARGVAYAMRQILMASRYEFREVIKAKRSTDMIDSVIEDLRLAQFEPCFVLNGSRDSMFANHSLTLMATLQDARQKLRSFADTMRD
- the rfaE2 gene encoding D-glycero-beta-D-manno-heptose 1-phosphate adenylyltransferase, which codes for MTTPEPDTRRKIQSAQQVAQAAQAVRATGGKVVFTNGCFDLLHAGHVRYLNQARALGQMLVLGLNSDESVRTLGKGDERPLVPQAQRAEVVAALQAVDAVVVFDDPTPAALIEIIAPDILVKGGDWPVDKIVGAEFVLAQGGVVLSIPLVQGLSTTAIAQKIARLALDKSGASRSM
- a CDS encoding ComF family protein, which produces MPPSLAALGRGLLELAFPARCPACGRPAHGGGLCAACLAQVEPTVEPSLEPIDSLSFAVAKHAGPAAQCVRAFKYRRDWAAGRALALLLCERAPAEMLGWAEIICPVPLHRLRLLGRGFNQAAWLARRLDQGQGRLRARLLLRLRHTRPQARLNGQERLANVSGAFAVNPRLAAQVDGRRVLLIDDVQTTGATLHECTMALLAAGAVQVRALTVSRAMGEIHDNP